In Paracoccus aminophilus JCM 7686, a single window of DNA contains:
- a CDS encoding anthranilate synthase component II, whose amino-acid sequence MILLIDNYDSFTWNLVHYLGEAGAEVVVRRNDVLTVDEALSMGASGILVSPGPRAPAQAGIIVPLIRAAAERGLPLFGVCLGHQAIGEAFGGTVVRASRVVHGKTDDIIHDGTGVFAGLPSPLKATRYHSLTVDPGTLPDVLRVTATSPDGTIMGLQHKTLPIEGVQFHPESIASEHGHAMIENFLRRTTNKSGAAA is encoded by the coding sequence ATGATCCTGCTCATCGACAACTACGACAGCTTCACCTGGAACCTCGTTCACTATCTCGGTGAGGCGGGGGCCGAAGTGGTGGTGCGCCGCAATGACGTGCTCACCGTTGACGAGGCGCTTTCCATGGGCGCCTCGGGCATTCTGGTCTCGCCCGGGCCCCGCGCTCCGGCGCAGGCGGGCATTATCGTGCCGCTGATCCGTGCCGCCGCCGAACGCGGCCTGCCACTTTTCGGCGTCTGCCTTGGTCATCAGGCCATCGGCGAGGCTTTCGGCGGCACGGTCGTCCGCGCGAGCCGGGTCGTTCATGGCAAGACCGATGACATCATCCATGACGGCACCGGGGTCTTTGCCGGCCTGCCCTCGCCCTTGAAGGCCACGCGCTACCACTCGCTGACCGTCGATCCGGGCACTTTGCCCGATGTGCTGCGCGTCACCGCGACCAGCCCGGACGGCACGATCATGGGGCTGCAACACAAGACCCTGCCGATCGAGGGCGTGCAGTTCCACCCCGAATCCATCGCCTCGGAACACGGCCATGCGATGATCGAAAACTTCCTGCGCCGCACCACGAACAAAAGCGGGGCCGCCGCATGA